In Methanoregula sp. UBA64, the genomic window CCCTTGATTACTGCCGTTATAACATTCATAGAACGGATATGGAAAAATATGGGATAAAAATGTTGTGTCCGTGCCAAAAAAGGGATTACTGCTCTCTTTTTACCACGAAGAGCAGAAGGGCAGCTATTGCGATCAGGGAGACCGCCACATCAAAGCCCGGAGCGAACGTGGGGGAGGTCGTTGCTCCGGTGGTTACCGGTACTGCAGGCGCCGTTGTCGTAATGGCAGGTGCCGTGGTGGCAGCACTCGTCACCATAGTCTTCGGAGTCTGGGTTGCCGTAGTTACCGTTGTTGACGGTTTTTTGGTGGTACTGACCGGAGTAACCTGTGTTGTAGGACTTGTAGTAGGAACATTCACGGCTATGAGCGGGTTCTGGTCCTGGTTGAGTAGGTGTGTGGTCTGGCTCTTGGTCTTGCCGGTGGCACCGTACTCATCGTTCATGCTGTTAACATTGCATTCGGCCCAGATCGTATAGGATCCCGCAGGGTAGAGCGCGTTGCCGGTATCCCAGATAGGATTTGTCTGATAGTACTGTGACGAGGTGGTTATCCCGATGTTTTCCAAGGATGTTGTTGTCCCGGCTGAGTTCATGAGTGCTGTGAAAACACCTCCGTTTGGAGACTGAACTTTTAAGGTGACGGGTGCCGAAGCTCCCCTCTGGATAGAGATCGCATCAAGATTAGAGTCAATCCGGAACCTTACCTCATCGCCGCGGGGGACCCATCGATCCGTTACGTCGACATTGACCGTTGTATCCTCTACCCGGATGGCAAGTGACGGATCTGCAACTAAAAATGCCACGCCATCAGCATTCCCCGCTGCATTCAACCGGTACCATGAACCGGTATATGCACCGAACTGCGAAGGAAGGACATAGAAGCTGGAGGGGTTTGAGACCGGTATTTTTACATCGGGCGAGCTTGTTGCTATCGCTGCACCGGATGCCCACCACCCGATCTGTGTATCGCTTCCCATTGCGGGTGCGACATTCAGATTGCTTTCCCCGAGAAACACCGTATTTCCCTGCGAGATTGTCCTGAGGTCTCCGGCTACTGCCGGCACGCACAGCAGGAGCAAAATTCCAATGAGGATAAGTCCCCGTATCGCGATCTTCTGTACCATAACCATCAATTCGGTTTTGGTTGTAAAAAATCTGATGCTGATGGTATCTAAAAAAAGTATGAGACTAATATTCCCGGTATCCTTTCTTTATTTTGCAGACGTGACAGCGCGATTCCGATCAGTTCCCGTCCGGTTGTACGTTTTTTAGATCGGGATCGTGAAAAAGGATAATTGCGGTATAAATTTCAGGAACCGGGTTTCAGGATTTTATCAACACGTTCACGGATCTCCTGATACAATGCCCTGCCCGATGCGGCATCCGGAGAATCGACCATGATCCTGACGAGAGGTTCGGTGCCCGATGCCCGGATCAACGCCCATTCGTTCTTCCGTTTGATCTTCAGGCCATCGGTCCTGTCAATAGATTCATGCCGGTAGTGTTCTGCCAGTTTATCGATAAGGAGCGATCCATGAGGGGTTGCTATCTTCTCCTTAATCATGTGCCGTGCGGGTAATTTGCGGACAAGCTCGGACAGGGTGCTTCCCGTTTCTGCCAGAAGTGCTACCATTGTCGCCGCGGTCATTCCCCCGTCGCGGCAGAACTGGTGCGCAGGGAAGATCAGGCCGCCGTTTCCTTCCCCTCCAAAGATGACCGGCTCCCCGGCCTCGATCAATTCCCGCATGGTCCGGGCCACATAGATACTCCCGACAGGGGTGTACTGGACCCGACACCCCTCCTTTTCTGCAACCATTTCCACCATCTGCGAAGTGCTGACCGGTGTCACTATCGTTCCCTTTGCCGTTTTACAGATGTGTTGTGCGATCAGGGCAAATTCATGATTCTCTTCGACAAACGCTCCCGTCTCATCAATGAAAACCGCGCGGTCGGCATCTCCGTCATGGGCAATTCCGAATGCTGCTTTGCTTGCCACGACAAGTGCAGCCAGTCCTTTTAAGCCTTCAGCCGAAGGTTCCGGCAGGCGCCCGGGAAAGGTTCCGTCCATGATCCCGTTGATGGTGAGAACCCTGCAGCCCAGAGCCTGGAGAATTGCGGGTGTTGTAGTGCATGCTGCGCCCGACCCCGGGTCAACAACAACGGTTATGCCTTTCCCCGGCAGTCCTTTGAAATGGGAGGTAATTGACCGGACATAGGTATCGACCAGGTGGGCCCCGGGCGTCTCTTTGCCTACGCGATCCCATGATTGTGTTTCGAGAGTAGTGGATTTGTCCAGTAACCCTTCGAGTTTTATCGTTTCCTCGTCGCCCATCTCGGTGCCATCGGCTTCGATAATTTTTATGCCGTTATATTCGGGAGGGTTGTGCGAGGCGGTAATCATTGCGCCGCCGGCATACTGTCCTTTTACAATATACTGGAGAGCCGGGGTGGGGAGGATTCCGCAGTCAACAACATCACAGCCGGTTGCCATGAGTCCTGCCTTGACTGCATTGATAAGAGCCGGGCCGGATGTCCTGGTATCCATTCCTACCGCGATACATCCGGGCCGCATGGTACCAAGGGCTTCGCCAATGCGGAGCGCCAGCTGGGGCGTGATCTCCTTACCAACGATCCCCCGGACGCCGTTTGTCCCGAACAGCTGTTTTGACATCTTTTTTACGGTCATCTTCGTGTAGATCCGTTCCGGTTTGTTCATTTTAATAGTCTTCGAATGCCGAAAGGGATGCAATTACGTCGTTTACGGAAGGGTTTCTCAGTATGCAGGTATCGCTGGGGAGGTCGCCGACAACGATCTTCGGGAACCTGCGTGCTTTGAAGCCTTCGATTACGGCGAAATCGATCCCGGATGATTTGAGGTAGGACAGGGTGGTATCCAGATCGTCCGAGTGGAGTGCGATGACGGTTTTTTTGGCATCGATCCCGACTGAAATGTCTGCACCACCTTCAAAAAAGAGGGTGGTGTCCTTTCCTGCATCGAGGGGAAATTCATGGTCGCCGAGGTGTTTGATCACGCCTACCCGCCCACGGCGTTTCAGTTCGGGGATGAGATTCCGGATAAACGTGGTTTTTCCGGTATTTGCCCGGCCGGCTACCTGGATTATCTTCATGGGGGGTTTCCTGTCGCAGTATCAGGAGCGGCAGGATCTACGGGGTCTGGTTCTTGTACTGGTTCTGCGGGCAGGGGTGTACCTGGTAATTCCGGGGAGGGCCCCGGTCTCTCCGCGGAGTTTTTCGGGGTATTTTGTGGGAGTATGGCCGGTGAACCATCTGATCCCGGGGTGGGTTCGGGCGAGTTCTCTTCTTCTGCACGCGTCTTTAAGATCGTTTTTGCGGTTTCCCCGACGCTCCGCATCACCCGGGTGATCCGGTCCTCGATGTCGATCTCTTCATCGATATCAAGGGTTGTTCCTTCGACTTCAAGGAGGAACCGTGAGACCTCGCTTGCTTCAAACAGGAGATCGTCCAGCTCGTCGGTGGTAAAGAATCCGCACATGGCCCCGTAAAAAAAGGTAGCACTTGCCTTACGGACTTTTTTCTTGAAAGAATGCCGGGCCTGGTTGACGGCCTGCGGGCTGTACGGCTCTTCCATGAAGGGGACGAGTTCGGGGAGGTGTTTTCCGATAAACGTCATCTCTGCCCCGCCGGATGTCCTGAAATCCGTGCATAACCTGGCAAGCGCCCATTCCCGTGCGGTGATATACGTGCGTTTCCGTAAGAACTGGTTGACTTTCCGGTAGGTGGCGCCGTCGACTTTTTTGAATTTCCGGTATTTATTAATCTCCTGTTGAATTACTGAATCGTCCATGGTATGTTCCCTGTAATTTCGATTGCGAGGAGAGTGATCAGGCTTGTCGGGTTTGATTTACAATGGTTAATAATACGTCGTTTTTATATATATCTCCATAAGGTTTATCCCGCCGTGAAAATTGGGTACTTACCTCTTTTTCAGGATCTTATTTAGGGACTTCTGAAAGAGGCGGTTTATGGGAATGGTTGTTCAGGTCAGATCTTATTATGATCCGGGGAATCTTCCCCCATGATATCGCGGATATAGTGTTTCATTTTTATGGTGGGATCTAAGTTCCCTGGATCCGGCAGCGTCTTGTCCTGCGGGTGAGCGGGATCCTGTGGAAAAGTTCCTTGTTCCTCACGGGCGGCCGGCTTGCCGTACGTGGAAGACCTATTGCTGCTCTGGGCTATGAATTGTTCGAATGCGGAGCGGGAGATACGCCATGCACGGTACGATATTTTGGTCCCGGGTAATTTTCCTGTCCGGAGCCACTGGTGGACCGTCTTTGGATGGACGCCTAGTATTCCTGCCACTTCTTTTGGGGTCAGAAACTGCGGATCGGTTACCATGCTATCTGCATTACCAATGGCTCCTTTTAATTACATAAAGCATGAGGGATCCGTTCTCCTTTTGCATGGCTCTTCCCATAGCTGACGGGCCTGAACCCTGGAATAATCGTGCCTCTTTGGTTCCAAAGGTCACCCGACAGATTCTGGCTGAGGGCTCTCCCTGTTCCGCGTCCTCTTGCATGGGGGGGCTCGCTGATGAATGATATGCGGGGATCTGAATCGGGGGATTACACCCGGTCTTTCCCTGCGGGAATCGCGGGAATAACGGGTGATGTCGTATCCCGGCTGCGATGGGGTTTTGGGCCGTTTCCCCGGTATTTGTCCCTGATATACCGTTTCGATAGTGTTTCAGGGAAAATAATCAAAAATAGTGTATAGCATCATACGGTTTATTCAATCCCGATTTTCAACACCTGGTGTCGTGAAAATAACTGAAAATTGAGCCCTGTTGGGATAACGCTGCGGTTTTTGCAGTTTTTTGCATTCCCTGATCTTGTAATGGTGTGGTATTTGGATCCCCGCCCTGCCAGGATTTTCCCGACCGTCCAGGATCGAACAGAGCAATTATTGGGGGAGATTTGCAGGCTTCAGGTCTGATCAATGATATCAAAATGAGCGGGATGCTTCGATTTTCAAAAAAAAAGATCAGTATTTCGCAGATTCCAGTCCGCGGAAGGGGCCCAAATATACGTTAACTATACCAATCGGGTGATGGTTCTTTCGTTAAAACCGGGTCATGAAAACTGCTTGCTGCATCTGCTCTGACTATATGGTTTCAATCTCATACATTGCAGCAAAGTGGAAAAATCCAAAAAAAATCCAAAATCACTCTCTTCGGAGATACAACAATTTTCCAGATTTTCTATTTTTCAGGACCACGCATCAACAAATGCCGTTTAGCGCAGGGAACCAAAATCAAAAGGCATCTTTTCACTGGAGCGATTAATGCGATCTTGAAAATGGTGACCGGGGACATCTCTTTAAAAAAGAAATGGCCCCAGATTATTCCCCGGTCTGTTTCGAGAATTCTTTTTCCCCAGGTCCTTGTGGTATCTGCAGTGTGCTCCCAGAATGTCAAAAGTAATTATCGCAATCTCATTTTCCATTGTCTGTCAGAACACGGTTCAATTGCAGCGATCTGCCTTTAAAAACAGGTATGCCCGAAATACTCTCCGTCATAAATCCAAAAATTTTCCGGATTTTCCAATAGGGTTACCGGAGTTTTTTTCCTTATTTTTTTGGGGAATTCCCTCCGAGAACAACCCCTGTTTTTCGAAGTTTTGGAAGGGCGTTCCCAGAATACTGGTGAAGATCGCGGGGGGATCTAAGTCTGATTCATGCGTTTCGGGCAGGATTATCCATCTCATTCAGCCATTATAACGGGATGTAACAAAGTGGAAAAATTTCGGATTGCTGACGGGAGAAAATTTGGATTTTCCAAAAATTTCAAAAAATACCTCCATTATAGAATATCTGCCGGATCCTCCGAATAGGCCAGGAATAACCGGGGTCTTCGTGGCAGTTCTTATTTAACAGTACTAGTGTTTTCAGGGAGATTTCAGAATGTAAGTCAAATCGGGGCCAGCAGCTGTAGTGAATCTCTGTTAACTGCCGGTGGCGCTCTCCCGTGTGTTTTTACCCATTCCTGCGACACACTCCTTTCAAGAAGCCCGTTTTAAAATTCATAAAGCCGCTCTTAATATACCCACACACGAATCTTCGGGGATAATTCGACAATCGTGCCAATAATACCCGAGCGATGAGTGGTTTATTTCGACTTGACGAGACCGCGATTTAGTCTCTGTCGAGGATATTTCCATTTGTATCCTGAACGTTCCAGAGGATCTTTGCAACAAAAAAGCAGATATTCAAAATTTTTCGAACTACCCATTAGATCAGCACGCTCGTCAGAGAGATCCATCAGTGAGCCGAACCATCGTCATCCTTCTTTTGGGCATAGTGACGGTACAGCGTTGTATATGGAATGTCCAGCATCCGTGAAATGGCGGCAAGGGAGATCTTCTTTTCTTCCAGTTCCCGGACTTTTTTCCAGGGAATCGAGCGTTTCGGGCGTCCGAGAGGAGTTCCTTCAGCCCGTGCCCGTGCTATCCCCAGTTTGGTCCGTTCGATAAGGTTTTCGCGCTCCCGGTCAGCAACCCAGGAAAATATCGAGAGCATCAGGTCCCGCAATTTTTTGTCGTCGATCCTGCTCCACGATTCTGCAGGGGAGAGCGACCAGACCCGGGTCCCGGACTCTTCCAGGGTGCGTACCATATTCAGGGTCTCGATAAACGATCTCCCCAGACGGGAAATCTCGAAAACGTAGAGGGTAATCGTCTCCCCGTGATGATCCTGGATAAACTGCATCATCTTTGAAAAACCCGCCCGTTCCTGCATCATTGATATCCCGGAGATATGATCGACATAGATGGAATCCCGGGAGAGTCCCTCCTCAATAAGGAGCAGGATCTGGTTCTCTGCGTTCTGATCTTCCCGGGACACCCGGACATATCCAATCTTTATCATAAATCTTGCCTTTTGATAAGTTATTCTTATCAAAAACAAATAAACATTTTGAATTTTAAAAACGGTCGATTTTGGAGCTATAATCGGAGCCCGATTACCCGGAACCGGTCACTTATATCAGATCCCAATGCTGGAGTTCTCCCGGAGGCAAAGGTTCGATCTGGTTTTAACTGGCGTGTTAAGGCATGGAATCCGCGTTTCAGGATCGTCCTGGTATTTTCAGAGGAACCTGGTCTCCGGGGATCCGAGGGAAAATGCTGGCAGAAATCCGGCGATACTATTTTCACCCGGATGCTGCCTTCGACGGTTTTGCGGGTTCCTGATCTGGAAAAATCGGGAAATTCCAAAATTTGTTTACCCCTCCCGGGTCTGCGGGCTACTTACCGATCGGAATTCTCCGGCAGCTTTATGTCAGACAAAACCCGTGGTCAGATATCGTCCGTGCTCCCGATCGACGTAAAACCTCCACAAACGCGTTCCTGCGGCTTTTCCCGTGTGAGATCGTATAATCCTCTAGGAAAACGAAAAGAACCCCTGTTTTGGGGCTTTGATCTTTGGGACGAAAACCCCAAAATTCAGGGTTATTTGGCAAATCAGAGAGTTCGCAGAATATGTATTCTGCGCAAACCTTTATTTATTGGCGCAAAAATAGAATAGACCATGGATAGCGGGTATTTTTCTGAGTGGCTTAAAAGCTACCGGAACTACCTGCGGATGCGGAACTACTCCAAGCGGACGCTCGACAGCTACGAGCAGGTAATCAAACATTTCGGCTACTATGTCTGGCTCCGCCGCCATACCGAGATCACCAAGCTCGTCTTCTTCTGGAAGGATTTTGAGAATGCACGACTGGACACCGGCGTCGATGTCCCGCCTGCCATGATCACGGACTTCCTCTCTTTTGTATCAACGATGCGGACCTACAAACCCAAGACCTTCCACCGGATCATCTCGACACTGAGCTCGTTTTACCGTTTCCTCTGTGTCCAGGGCGTTGTCGTAACAAATCCCTTAAGCGGCATCGAGCGCCCGCGGATCAAACAACAGGAGATAAAATACCTCAAGCACAGCCAGGTCCTCCGTCTGATCGATTCCATAGAGGACCCCCGGGACAAACTGATTGTCCGGACTATTTATTCAACGGGTGTCCGGGTCTCCGAGCTCTGCAACATGAATATCGAGGATATCGATTTCGAGGAACATACCATCCGTATCCTGGGTAAAGGCGATAAGATCCGGATTGTTTTTGTCGATGATGAGACCCTCTCAGAGATCCGGGCATATATCGGCAACCAGATCGCCGGCCCCCTCTTTATCGGGCAGCAGGGTAAGCACATATCCCCGCGTGCAATCCAGCATATCTTCAGGAATTATGCCCCCCCGGGGATTACGCCCCATAAGATCCGGCACAGCTATGCAAGCGAACTTTACCGGCGTTCGAAGAACCTCCGGGTTGTCCAGGAGAACCTCGGTCACACTTCGATAAAGACAACGGAGGTCTACCTCCATACCGATATCGACGAACGCCGCCAGGTGTACCAGCAGTTCTTCCCTCTCTCAAACGATACTGAGTAACCTTTCCGGGACTCATTTTTTTAGGATTTCCCCTGTTCAAGGTACATTTTTTTGATCGAATGACTCCCATTTTACTCCCCGCATGTCCGGACAGGCTTTGCCACAGTGTCTTTTTTCGCCGTTTTCCGGTAGTATGATCAACGGGATGAATCTCTTCAATCTGCCCTTTGATTCTGAAAATACCTGCAATCCATTGGATTTTGTGTAAGTATTCATCATCAACAGTATCCCCAAATAAACCATATAATGCTATACACTAATTAGCCCTGGAAATTATCAGTTTCTTATCGTTTCCGGCATCCCGGATACCCGGGTTTACCGTCAGAATTCACCCTCTTTTCATCCGGGAGACATGAGAGAAATCCTGCTTTGCCCGGGTCTGAAAAATTTCGGATTTTTTGGAAATTTTTTAGAAAATCCGGATCGCCGCAAATTGGAATTTCCAGAATTTTCCAAATTTCCTGTGAGTATGTTTTCGTCGAAAAAAGATGCATATTGGGAACAATCGTTCCCTATAATTCCCACAATTTTCCATTCCGTCAGATCCGGAAGAGATCCAAAAAAATCCGGATTTCCGGTTTCCTTTCTCTCTGCCTATCGCTTTAATACCATCCGTTTCCAATATTATCCCCACGCACCCCTGTAGTGTAGCGGTCAATCATGCAGGACTTTGGATCCGGCGACACCAGTTCGAATCTGGTCAGGGGTATCGTTATCGTTTGATACCATTGTGGAACCTGTTTTATACTGCTTCCCTCCATAAAACCGGGTTGTGACAAACTCCATCGGGCTGCGGTTCCGGATCTACTTTGCCATCCTCGTTGTTGTCATTGTTGCGGGCATACTCGGGATGATCGCGTTTGAACACCGGACTCCGCTTGATTCCCTGTACTTCGTAGTGGTGACCATTGCAACGGTGGGTTTTGGAGATATCTATCCTGAGACCGCCGCCGGCAAACTGCTCACAATCGGCATTATTCTCGTGGGTGTCGGCTGTTTTGTCGGCCTTGCAGCATCGGCACTCGATCTCATGATCGAAAAGCGGGAGCGGGAGACCCGGATGCAAAACCTCAACATGGTAATCGGGGTCTTCTTTTCAGAGACCGGGACCCGGCTGCTCCGGTGCTTTTCAGCACACGATCCTGCGGTCGGGAATATCCGATCCGTCCTTGTCGTATCCGATTCCTGGAGCGATGATGATTTTTCCCGGGCTGCTTCTGCCCTGACTGCGCATACCGGAACCCTCGACAGCAGGACCGTTGACCTTCCAAAACTCAAGGCATTCCTGTCATCCCGTAAGGATTTCCTGCTCTCCCTCTTTGAGAACCCCCAGATCATCGAACACGAGGAGTTTACACCCCTCCTCCAGGCAGTATTCCATCTTGCAGAAGAATTGTCGGCAAGAAAATCCCTTGACGGACTGCCGGCATCCGATTATGCTCACCTGTCGGGGGATATATCCCGGGTTTACCGGCTGCTTATTCCGGAATGGCTTGTCTACATGCGGCACTTAAAGAAGCATTACCCGTACCTCTTCTCCCTTGCAATGCGGACCAACCCCTTTGATGCGGATGCTTCTGTAATTGTCAGAAAATAAGGTCTGCTATCAACGGTGCAGGAGGCATGCGGAAAATACACTGTACCGTGGGGCTCTGTCTGGCCAGGCGCTCATGTTACTGCCTGTGATCCCCCGATGCGGGGCGGAATTTCCCCGGGGGAATGCGGATCTCGAACCGCGCCCCTTTGCCCGGCGGGTTCGTCTGGTCGATTGCGATATCCGTAAGCATGAGGATCTCGCGGGAGAGGAAGAGACCAAGACCAGTATGTTTTCCAAATCCCTGCTCGAATAACCGTTCCTGGTCTTCTGCCGGGATTCCGACCCCGTCGTCCTCCACTGCGATAACCAGTGCCCCGCTATCAGGATACGATGTCACGGTAACGGCAGTCAGGTTTTTGCCGCCGTACCGTATGGCATTGTCGAGCAGGTTATAGAAGACCCGCTCCAGCATCTGGTCGGCATAGACCTCGGTGGATTCGACCGTGATCGCAAACCTGACCTGATCGAAGAAGACCTGGGTCTTTGCCCGGCGGATGATTGTATCGACGTTCTGCCATATCGGGGCACGGGAGCCAAGCTGCTGGTACTCCCGCGTGAAAGCGAGCTGTTCGTGCATGGCATTTACCGCAGCCTCCTGTTTTTCCAGGTATTCAGACAGGGCCTCGGGAGAAAGGGGTTTACGGAGGAGCGCGATATAGCCATGCACGATCATCAGTTTGTTCTCCAGATCATGGCGGGTGATCCGGGTGAGGAGGTTGATCTTCTTGTTGGCCGTAAGGAGCGAGAGTTCCGCCTGCTTGCGGCCGGTCACCTCCCGAAAGATGCACAGGTATCCTTTTGAGCCTGTACCTTCAGGATCGAGCGGGATCATCTGGACATCGTAAAACCGGGGCGTGTCGTCATGAATGATCTGGATCTCCTGTTCCGGTATTTTCTGATCTGGGGGGCGGTAGATCCCTGCGGTCTCGGGAACAAGGGATGCAAGGTTTTTGCCTATCGCAGATGCAGCCCGCATGCCGGTGAGCTGTTCTGCTGCGGGATTGAGGTCAATGACCCGGAATTCTTTGTCCAGAACAAAAACGCCGTCGTGGAGTGTCGAGAATACGCGGGAGTAGGCAACCGGCACGGCAGAGAAGAGCTGGTACCGGAGCAGTCCTGCCGAGATGATGACCCCGGTCAGGAAGAACGCCACGGGTGTCAGGTCGTAGTCCGGTAAGGGTGCTGCGTGGAGGATATAGGCAATATTGAGAAGGAACGGGATAGCTGCTGCAATTACCAGAATAATGGACTCCCAGCGATAGAATTTATGTCCCGAGAGGTACCTCCCGGCCACCAGGAAGAGGGCAGCCAGGCCAACGACATAGTTGTATGCAATCAGGATCAAAAACAGCGGCCCGTGATCGTAGACCCAGATCAGGGTACCCCCTCCCGTCTCCATATGGAACCCCGTGTAGTAGAGCAGATGCACGGGGTTGGTATAGACGAGGAGGCAGACCAGCGCAGGGACAATAAAGAAGAGCGGGACGATCTTTTTTGTGAGATAATGCTCCCTGCCGGAGTAGACAAAGGCAATAAAGAGCAGTGCTACCGGCACGGTCATCATTGCCGGGTATTCGATATTGTTGATCAAAAGGACCGTCTGGAGCTGGGTGCTCATCAGCTCGCATGCCGAACCCAACAGCCAGACGGTCTCAGCTGCCATAAAGAGGACAAACGGCCGGGCGATTGGGAGAGCACGGTTGTAGTACCCGATGACCGCGAAACCTGCAGAGAGGATCCCGCAGGAAAGCAGAAGCACTACCATGGGTGAGAACTGGAGTATCATATGCCGACCTTCTGGTGCTGCAGCTGGTTCCAATGCGAGGCCGGGCTGCCGGTGACTATCTCTCTGATTATTTCATAAATACCGGTTCATAAATCACGCGATATTGATCCGATCCCCGATCAGATGTAAAAAAGGGCAGGATTGGGATTGATAAAAAAT contains:
- the mobB gene encoding molybdopterin-guanine dinucleotide biosynthesis protein B, whose product is MKIIQVAGRANTGKTTFIRNLIPELKRRGRVGVIKHLGDHEFPLDAGKDTTLFFEGGADISVGIDAKKTVIALHSDDLDTTLSYLKSSGIDFAVIEGFKARRFPKIVVGDLPSDTCILRNPSVNDVIASLSAFEDY
- a CDS encoding histidine kinase N-terminal 7TM domain-containing protein — encoded protein: MVVLLLSCGILSAGFAVIGYYNRALPIARPFVLFMAAETVWLLGSACELMSTQLQTVLLINNIEYPAMMTVPVALLFIAFVYSGREHYLTKKIVPLFFIVPALVCLLVYTNPVHLLYYTGFHMETGGGTLIWVYDHGPLFLILIAYNYVVGLAALFLVAGRYLSGHKFYRWESIILVIAAAIPFLLNIAYILHAAPLPDYDLTPVAFFLTGVIISAGLLRYQLFSAVPVAYSRVFSTLHDGVFVLDKEFRVIDLNPAAEQLTGMRAASAIGKNLASLVPETAGIYRPPDQKIPEQEIQIIHDDTPRFYDVQMIPLDPEGTGSKGYLCIFREVTGRKQAELSLLTANKKINLLTRITRHDLENKLMIVHGYIALLRKPLSPEALSEYLEKQEAAVNAMHEQLAFTREYQQLGSRAPIWQNVDTIIRRAKTQVFFDQVRFAITVESTEVYADQMLERVFYNLLDNAIRYGGKNLTAVTVTSYPDSGALVIAVEDDGVGIPAEDQERLFEQGFGKHTGLGLFLSREILMLTDIAIDQTNPPGKGARFEIRIPPGKFRPASGDHRQ
- the glmM gene encoding phosphoglucosamine mutase, encoding MNKPERIYTKMTVKKMSKQLFGTNGVRGIVGKEITPQLALRIGEALGTMRPGCIAVGMDTRTSGPALINAVKAGLMATGCDVVDCGILPTPALQYIVKGQYAGGAMITASHNPPEYNGIKIIEADGTEMGDEETIKLEGLLDKSTTLETQSWDRVGKETPGAHLVDTYVRSITSHFKGLPGKGITVVVDPGSGAACTTTPAILQALGCRVLTINGIMDGTFPGRLPEPSAEGLKGLAALVVASKAAFGIAHDGDADRAVFIDETGAFVEENHEFALIAQHICKTAKGTIVTPVSTSQMVEMVAEKEGCRVQYTPVGSIYVARTMRELIEAGEPVIFGGEGNGGLIFPAHQFCRDGGMTAATMVALLAETGSTLSELVRKLPARHMIKEKIATPHGSLLIDKLAEHYRHESIDRTDGLKIKRKNEWALIRASGTEPLVRIMVDSPDAASGRALYQEIRERVDKILKPGS
- a CDS encoding helix-turn-helix domain-containing protein, which produces MVTDPQFLTPKEVAGILGVHPKTVHQWLRTGKLPGTKISYRAWRISRSAFEQFIAQSSNRSSTYGKPAAREEQGTFPQDPAHPQDKTLPDPGNLDPTIKMKHYIRDIMGEDSPDHNKI
- a CDS encoding DUF3821 domain-containing protein, whose protein sequence is MVQKIAIRGLILIGILLLLCVPAVAGDLRTISQGNTVFLGESNLNVAPAMGSDTQIGWWASGAAIATSSPDVKIPVSNPSSFYVLPSQFGAYTGSWYRLNAAGNADGVAFLVADPSLAIRVEDTTVNVDVTDRWVPRGDEVRFRIDSNLDAISIQRGASAPVTLKVQSPNGGVFTALMNSAGTTTSLENIGITTSSQYYQTNPIWDTGNALYPAGSYTIWAECNVNSMNDEYGATGKTKSQTTHLLNQDQNPLIAVNVPTTSPTTQVTPVSTTKKPSTTVTTATQTPKTMVTSAATTAPAITTTAPAVPVTTGATTSPTFAPGFDVAVSLIAIAALLLFVVKREQ
- the xerA gene encoding site-specific tyrosine recombinase/integron integrase, whose amino-acid sequence is MDSGYFSEWLKSYRNYLRMRNYSKRTLDSYEQVIKHFGYYVWLRRHTEITKLVFFWKDFENARLDTGVDVPPAMITDFLSFVSTMRTYKPKTFHRIISTLSSFYRFLCVQGVVVTNPLSGIERPRIKQQEIKYLKHSQVLRLIDSIEDPRDKLIVRTIYSTGVRVSELCNMNIEDIDFEEHTIRILGKGDKIRIVFVDDETLSEIRAYIGNQIAGPLFIGQQGKHISPRAIQHIFRNYAPPGITPHKIRHSYASELYRRSKNLRVVQENLGHTSIKTTEVYLHTDIDERRQVYQQFFPLSNDTE
- a CDS encoding potassium channel family protein — protein: MTNSIGLRFRIYFAILVVVIVAGILGMIAFEHRTPLDSLYFVVVTIATVGFGDIYPETAAGKLLTIGIILVGVGCFVGLAASALDLMIEKRERETRMQNLNMVIGVFFSETGTRLLRCFSAHDPAVGNIRSVLVVSDSWSDDDFSRAASALTAHTGTLDSRTVDLPKLKAFLSSRKDFLLSLFENPQIIEHEEFTPLLQAVFHLAEELSARKSLDGLPASDYAHLSGDISRVYRLLIPEWLVYMRHLKKHYPYLFSLAMRTNPFDADASVIVRK
- a CDS encoding DUF5806 family protein, with product MDDSVIQQEINKYRKFKKVDGATYRKVNQFLRKRTYITAREWALARLCTDFRTSGGAEMTFIGKHLPELVPFMEEPYSPQAVNQARHSFKKKVRKASATFFYGAMCGFFTTDELDDLLFEASEVSRFLLEVEGTTLDIDEEIDIEDRITRVMRSVGETAKTILKTRAEEENSPEPTPGSDGSPAILPQNTPKNSAERPGPSPELPGTPLPAEPVQEPDPVDPAAPDTATGNPP
- a CDS encoding recombinase family protein, whose protein sequence is MIKIGYVRVSREDQNAENQILLLIEEGLSRDSIYVDHISGISMMQERAGFSKMMQFIQDHHGETITLYVFEISRLGRSFIETLNMVRTLEESGTRVWSLSPAESWSRIDDKKLRDLMLSIFSWVADRERENLIERTKLGIARARAEGTPLGRPKRSIPWKKVRELEEKKISLAAISRMLDIPYTTLYRHYAQKKDDDGSAH